A region from the Candidatus Zixiibacteriota bacterium genome encodes:
- a CDS encoding O-antigen ligase family protein: MISKFDYLPLHGKIDISNWVLFQAGMVYIIPLSALLIWKPVLGIAFGCLPILILLLVNGVFAVYLLIIGTFLFLPMQFTVTFLPADVCAMILVLAYFIDIFLGRRTIIQNHLFKPYLIYLLIVVLSALLNGATALSIKFIMRQILLFMTFMAVCHYSPRLNIKHVFISFAIVAAANSLLSTMQFLVAGGGIRTFGLAGRGYGDHVMLGMLICLVYYLWSSDIRERVFWTICGIIISGALAATQTRASAITAGIGIVLIISFSLRYSFKKNLAISRNNLIHAAILVAAVIPIILIYTPLLDGILYRFGRIGLQASGTILLRFTLWTAALKAFWANPIWGIGPGNFAQIYLWLPEVKFDPIFYMVSGLSTHAIVMTVLSETGIFGFLSLGYFFFKAIRVSYGNFISVSDTCRSADTLILFVIASVITISSIYSGSWFWGNNSYHMAIVFGVIAASEGERIKFKTRGCLN, translated from the coding sequence TTGATATCCAAATTTGATTATTTGCCATTGCATGGAAAAATCGACATATCCAATTGGGTGTTATTTCAGGCTGGTATGGTATATATTATACCACTGAGCGCGTTATTAATCTGGAAACCGGTACTCGGGATCGCATTTGGTTGTTTGCCAATACTTATATTGCTGCTGGTTAATGGAGTTTTTGCCGTATATTTATTAATCATCGGCACCTTTTTGTTTCTTCCTATGCAATTTACAGTGACTTTCCTCCCGGCCGATGTCTGCGCTATGATTCTGGTTCTGGCTTATTTTATCGATATCTTTCTGGGACGTCGAACAATAATACAAAATCATCTGTTTAAACCATATCTGATTTATCTTTTGATTGTGGTTCTCTCGGCCTTGCTCAACGGAGCGACGGCCCTATCCATAAAATTCATTATGCGCCAGATACTTCTTTTTATGACATTTATGGCTGTGTGTCATTATTCGCCCCGGCTAAATATAAAACACGTATTTATCTCATTTGCAATAGTAGCGGCGGCAAACTCTCTATTATCTACTATGCAATTTCTTGTCGCAGGCGGAGGCATACGAACTTTCGGTTTGGCGGGAAGAGGTTATGGGGATCATGTAATGCTTGGAATGTTGATTTGCCTCGTTTATTATTTATGGTCATCTGATATCCGGGAGCGAGTGTTTTGGACGATCTGTGGAATAATAATTTCAGGGGCACTGGCCGCCACTCAAACTCGCGCGTCGGCAATAACGGCTGGAATTGGAATTGTCTTAATTATTTCATTTTCTTTGCGTTACAGCTTTAAAAAAAACCTGGCCATTTCACGCAATAATCTAATTCATGCGGCGATATTGGTAGCCGCCGTTATACCCATAATATTAATTTATACGCCTTTACTTGACGGCATATTATATCGATTTGGCCGGATTGGACTTCAAGCCAGTGGTACGATTTTACTCCGCTTCACATTGTGGACGGCTGCCCTCAAAGCGTTTTGGGCCAATCCCATTTGGGGAATCGGTCCAGGGAATTTTGCCCAGATATATTTATGGTTGCCGGAGGTGAAATTTGATCCGATTTTTTATATGGTTTCGGGTTTATCAACTCACGCTATTGTTATGACAGTGTTATCTGAAACCGGCATTTTTGGATTCTTATCTCTGGGATACTTTTTTTTCAAGGCGATACGAGTATCTTATGGGAATTTCATTTCGGTTTCAGATACGTGCAGATCGGCTGACACGCTAATATTGTTTGTTATTGCCAGTGTTATAACGATATCATCCATTTATTCCGGTTCCTGGTTTTGGGGTAACAATAGCTACCACATGGCGATTGTCTTTGGGGTGATTGCCGCTTCAGAAGGTGAGCGTATCAAATTCAAAACGCGGGGATGTTTAAATTGA
- a CDS encoding DapH/DapD/GlmU-related protein, with product MDNNFIDKSADIGAEMTLGVNCIIGRNVSIGKGCVLGNNIVIHADSVIGDNVRIDDNTVIGKEPMKAANSATTSVQELPPCNIGDDCIIGTGAIMYRDSHIGNRVLIADLATIRENVTIGDFTIVGRGVAIENFCEIGRYCKLETNVYITAYSRLSDRVFIAPCVATSNDNFVGRTEKRFKFYKGIIAEKGARIGVNATILPGKTIGADALVAAGALVTKDVPPQRIFAGVPAKDFGPVPEEELLENQNWPE from the coding sequence ATGGACAATAATTTTATTGATAAATCGGCAGATATCGGAGCCGAAATGACCCTTGGCGTCAATTGTATCATCGGTCGGAACGTTTCTATCGGAAAAGGTTGTGTTCTTGGAAATAATATTGTCATTCATGCCGATTCGGTAATTGGCGATAATGTTCGCATTGATGATAATACCGTGATCGGCAAAGAACCGATGAAAGCGGCTAATTCGGCGACCACCTCCGTTCAGGAGCTGCCGCCCTGTAATATTGGAGATGATTGCATTATCGGGACCGGGGCGATCATGTATCGCGACTCACATATCGGAAATAGAGTTTTGATTGCCGACCTGGCCACAATTCGGGAAAACGTTACGATCGGAGATTTCACGATTGTCGGTCGAGGCGTAGCCATAGAAAATTTCTGCGAAATCGGACGCTATTGCAAGCTGGAAACCAATGTGTATATTACCGCCTATAGCCGTCTTAGTGATCGCGTTTTTATAGCTCCCTGTGTCGCGACTTCAAATGATAATTTTGTCGGACGAACCGAAAAACGATTTAAATTCTATAAGGGGATTATTGCCGAAAAAGGCGCTCGTATCGGCGTAAACGCTACTATTCTTCCGGGTAAAACAATTGGAGCCGACGCCCTGGTTGCCGCGGGCGCGTTAGTGACCAAAGATGTTCCTCCCCAGAGGATATTTGCGGGAGTTCCGGCCAAAGACTTCGGTCCCGTTCCCGAAGAAGAATTGCTTGAAAATCAAAACTGGCCGGAATAA
- a CDS encoding Wzz/FepE/Etk N-terminal domain-containing protein, whose product MNDNSYSNFNLWKMLVVLACRKKFIISLVLVCTIGAVIIALLLPKWYRAKTSILPSQHDQMVSMSGSFAQYTISSAGFDLPIMATPSDVYATMLKSTTIARAVIEVFDLQNHYQLGSFQECHSYLKDKSSISVSPEGIVELYYEDKDPEMAAKIANQFVKELDDLNRSVKAAKARSDREFIYHRLDSTKTMLDSARAKLLAFQKENKAVDLASQKELAISAASELKSQLALTRVSIDVQKKMYSANHPSIKNLENRAQEYEKQLRKIELGDGSKSYLDLPLEDIPRLSIKLAEFSSAVEVQEKVYLLLTELYEDARIKEQKDTPTISVLEEAYPPELKYKPKRSIIVAVTFCTSLMLAVFLSLFADYLENLRRLSPTDYELLNQARKEISGKSGIPD is encoded by the coding sequence ATGAACGACAATTCATATTCTAATTTTAATCTGTGGAAAATGCTTGTTGTCCTGGCCTGCCGAAAGAAATTCATTATCAGTTTGGTTTTGGTCTGTACCATCGGGGCGGTTATTATCGCCTTACTTTTGCCGAAATGGTACCGAGCCAAAACATCGATTCTTCCGTCCCAACACGACCAGATGGTTAGTATGTCCGGGAGTTTTGCCCAGTACACTATCAGTTCGGCCGGATTTGATTTGCCTATCATGGCAACGCCCTCAGATGTATATGCAACTATGCTCAAATCGACGACTATCGCGCGAGCGGTTATTGAGGTTTTTGATTTGCAGAATCACTATCAACTGGGCTCCTTTCAGGAATGTCATTCTTACTTAAAAGATAAATCATCCATATCGGTATCTCCCGAGGGAATCGTCGAGCTGTATTATGAGGACAAGGATCCCGAAATGGCGGCTAAAATTGCCAATCAATTTGTCAAAGAACTGGATGATTTAAACCGCAGTGTCAAAGCGGCAAAGGCAAGATCCGATCGCGAATTTATCTATCACCGGCTGGACTCAACGAAAACCATGTTGGACAGCGCCCGGGCGAAATTATTGGCATTTCAGAAAGAGAATAAGGCAGTAGATTTGGCAAGTCAGAAGGAGTTGGCCATTTCGGCGGCATCGGAACTTAAATCGCAATTAGCTTTAACCCGGGTCTCGATTGATGTCCAGAAAAAGATGTACTCAGCCAATCATCCTTCGATAAAAAACCTCGAAAACAGAGCTCAGGAGTACGAAAAACAGCTGAGAAAAATTGAGTTGGGAGATGGAAGCAAATCGTATCTTGATTTGCCTCTTGAAGATATTCCTCGGTTGTCAATCAAGTTGGCCGAGTTCTCATCGGCCGTCGAGGTTCAGGAAAAAGTATATCTTCTCCTGACTGAACTTTATGAAGACGCGCGAATAAAGGAACAAAAGGATACACCGACAATTTCGGTTCTGGAAGAGGCCTACCCTCCGGAATTAAAATATAAACCAAAACGCTCAATTATTGTCGCGGTGACGTTTTGTACGTCGTTGATGCTGGCGGTTTTTCTTTCTTTGTTTGCCGACTATCTCGAGAATCTAAGGCGCCTTTCACCGACTGACTATGAATTGTTAAATCAGGCCCGGAAGGAAATCTCTGGCAAATCGGGAATTCCGGATTGA
- the wecB gene encoding UDP-N-acetylglucosamine 2-epimerase (non-hydrolyzing): MNKKKAKIMSLVGARPQFVKLAPLAVRLQKAYQHQIIHSGQHYNYNLSGAFFDQLQISKPDKNLNIGSGNHGWQTGQILEKFEKILLHDRPDMVLIYGDTNTTLAGALTASKLHIPIGHVEAGLRSFVPTMPEEINRRVADHLSDLLFYPTPTARKNLLREGLTKGLIRSGDLMYEILDAHLKYIKGNREVFAKYNIEESRYFLITLHRAENADDPERLRAFIKILNSLKGAKLFPAHPRTIKNLKKFRLYQDLKKVNNLLVVEPVPYNELLTLMAFAQAVLTDSGGMQKEAYFLGCPCLTLRHETEWVETVEKGANVLVDMSPGKVSKALKKIKKSRRRLNYLINGKKPSQVIRTAIDNYLQRS, encoded by the coding sequence ATGAATAAAAAAAAAGCAAAAATAATGTCGCTCGTCGGCGCTCGTCCACAGTTTGTAAAGCTGGCGCCGCTGGCGGTTCGTCTGCAAAAAGCTTATCAGCATCAGATTATTCATTCCGGTCAACATTACAATTATAATCTATCCGGAGCCTTTTTTGACCAACTGCAAATTTCCAAACCGGATAAAAATCTCAATATCGGATCGGGCAATCATGGCTGGCAGACCGGACAAATCCTTGAGAAATTTGAAAAGATACTCCTTCATGACCGCCCCGATATGGTTTTGATCTATGGCGACACCAATACAACTTTAGCCGGGGCGTTGACGGCGTCGAAACTTCATATTCCCATTGGTCATGTCGAAGCGGGGCTGCGGTCGTTTGTTCCGACTATGCCGGAAGAAATCAATCGCCGCGTTGCCGATCATCTTTCGGATTTGCTTTTTTACCCGACGCCGACAGCTCGAAAAAACCTGTTACGGGAAGGTCTGACCAAAGGTTTGATTCGTTCCGGAGATTTGATGTATGAAATCCTTGACGCGCATTTGAAATATATCAAAGGCAATCGTGAAGTTTTCGCTAAATACAATATTGAAGAAAGCCGGTATTTCCTTATTACATTGCACCGCGCGGAAAACGCCGACGATCCGGAGCGGCTAAGGGCGTTTATAAAAATTCTGAACTCTCTGAAAGGCGCGAAGCTTTTTCCGGCTCATCCTCGTACGATTAAAAATCTCAAGAAATTCAGGCTTTATCAGGATTTGAAAAAAGTTAATAATCTTCTCGTAGTTGAGCCGGTACCATATAATGAGCTATTGACTTTGATGGCATTCGCCCAAGCAGTATTAACCGATTCGGGCGGAATGCAGAAAGAGGCGTACTTCCTCGGATGTCCCTGTTTGACATTGCGCCATGAAACCGAATGGGTGGAGACGGTTGAAAAGGGAGCCAATGTCCTGGTTGATATGTCGCCGGGTAAAGTGTCCAAAGCATTGAAGAAAATCAAGAAATCGCGCCGCCGCCTCAATTATTTAATCAACGGTAAAAAACCATCGCAGGTGATTCGTACGGCCATTGATAATTATCTTCAAAGATCCTGA
- the murJ gene encoding murein biosynthesis integral membrane protein MurJ has translation MNNPAHTIKQATLGIIILVLVSKVIGFGREMIIAYRFGTSLEYDVYLVAASIPLAIYTLVAGLSNYFIPQMSRATTKRTGIAPISTIWPEFFYSLIGCIAISLSVFTFASVLVEIIAPGFNEETIAKAVYLTRIMTIIIVFSYLETFFRSALNNEKKFIIPASGPLIANIILIGSIILFAAAYSTRAIVYGVIVGYLVQIIVLYFPFRSLKFLQGIKKFSLSFTGNGKFLTAILFILIIEGSAQVNAVVDRFFASSMETGIISALGYSYVLYNVPISIFAFALATAIFPYFSESLELKQYDTARYIFHRAVTLSMLIAVPIMIVFWIFLEDIIVIAFHRGAFDSRSIDQTAYVMRYFIPGMAGQFLFWIITRVYYAGREYKVLMINVALVVFLKLFFAYYLIENMGAAGLALSTSISYSAGALFLMALSKRVLPGIGWKKILTYFFKLIAISVVVFWVASVISNWDILSFGGMAERIANTVIKLSITAVTFFLCGLIFNIPELRAIFARITGKG, from the coding sequence ATGAATAATCCCGCTCATACAATTAAACAGGCCACCCTGGGCATTATTATTCTTGTTCTGGTTTCAAAGGTGATCGGATTTGGGCGGGAGATGATAATCGCCTACCGCTTCGGCACCAGCTTAGAATACGATGTTTATCTGGTCGCGGCCTCAATTCCCCTCGCGATATATACATTGGTGGCCGGATTATCCAATTATTTTATTCCGCAAATGAGTAGGGCGACTACGAAAAGAACAGGTATTGCCCCAATATCAACCATCTGGCCCGAATTTTTTTATTCATTAATCGGATGTATTGCTATTTCCCTAAGTGTCTTTACTTTTGCTTCGGTACTTGTAGAAATAATCGCGCCAGGTTTTAACGAAGAAACAATCGCCAAAGCGGTTTATTTAACCCGAATTATGACAATCATAATTGTTTTTTCGTACCTGGAAACATTTTTCCGTTCAGCGCTAAATAATGAAAAGAAATTTATTATTCCCGCATCGGGGCCGCTTATAGCCAATATAATCCTGATCGGTTCGATTATTCTTTTTGCCGCCGCATACTCGACCAGGGCCATAGTATATGGCGTGATTGTAGGATATCTTGTCCAGATTATTGTTTTGTACTTCCCTTTTCGCAGTCTAAAGTTTCTTCAGGGGATAAAAAAGTTTTCATTGAGTTTTACTGGTAATGGGAAATTTCTGACAGCGATTCTGTTCATTCTTATAATTGAGGGATCGGCTCAGGTTAATGCTGTTGTTGACAGGTTTTTTGCCTCATCAATGGAAACCGGAATTATTTCGGCGCTGGGTTATTCTTACGTTCTGTATAATGTCCCGATATCCATTTTTGCCTTCGCGCTGGCAACCGCAATCTTCCCTTATTTTTCCGAGTCACTTGAATTGAAACAATATGACACCGCCCGCTACATTTTTCATCGCGCCGTAACCTTAAGCATGCTGATTGCGGTTCCGATAATGATAGTTTTCTGGATTTTCCTTGAGGACATCATTGTTATTGCTTTTCACCGGGGTGCCTTCGACAGCCGCTCGATTGACCAGACCGCTTACGTCATGAGGTATTTTATTCCGGGAATGGCCGGACAATTTTTGTTCTGGATTATAACGCGGGTTTATTATGCCGGTAGAGAATATAAGGTTTTGATGATAAATGTCGCGCTCGTAGTTTTTTTGAAATTATTTTTTGCGTATTATTTGATTGAGAATATGGGCGCTGCCGGACTTGCCCTTTCAACCAGTATAAGTTATAGTGCCGGGGCCTTATTCCTCATGGCTCTGTCGAAACGAGTGTTGCCGGGGATTGGCTGGAAAAAAATACTGACTTATTTTTTCAAATTGATCGCTATCTCTGTTGTTGTTTTTTGGGTGGCGTCGGTCATATCGAATTGGGATATATTATCTTTTGGCGGAATGGCAGAAAGGATAGCGAATACAGTCATAAAATTGTCAATTACTGCTGTGACTTTTTTCTTGTGCGGGCTTATATTTAACATACCTGAATTAAGAGCGATATTTGCAAGAATAACCGGAAAAGGGTAA
- a CDS encoding DegT/DnrJ/EryC1/StrS family aminotransferase has protein sequence MAVPLLDIKRETEPIRKEIDQAIARVIDHGRYILGPEVKQIEEEVSEFCGVKHAIGVASGTDAILLALQACGVGPGDEVITSAFSFFASAGVISRLGATPVFVDIDIDTYNIDPDCVEKVITPKTKAILPIHLFGQCARMDAIMDIAGKLNIKVVEDAAQAIGSVYKERKAGNWGDAGCFSFFPTKNLGCAGDGGMVVTNDDEIADMVRLLRVHGGKFEYHHEIIGYNSRLDTLQAAILLVKLPYLTGWSESRRQNASKYDEMLSGLPVRTPKVEDGNWHIYNQYTIACDRRDELVAWLKDKKIGCKIYYPVPFHLQKCFSDLNYKRGDIPNCEEAALTVISIPIFGEMTSDEQKEVVDTIKGFFN, from the coding sequence ATGGCCGTACCATTACTTGATATAAAAAGAGAAACCGAACCGATTCGCAAAGAGATAGACCAGGCCATTGCCCGCGTTATTGACCATGGACGATATATTCTCGGACCGGAAGTAAAACAGATTGAAGAAGAAGTATCGGAGTTTTGCGGCGTCAAACACGCAATTGGAGTGGCTTCGGGTACCGACGCAATCTTGCTGGCATTGCAGGCTTGTGGCGTCGGGCCGGGGGATGAAGTTATCACTTCCGCATTCTCATTTTTCGCCTCGGCCGGAGTTATAAGCCGTCTGGGAGCGACCCCGGTTTTTGTTGATATAGATATTGATACCTATAATATCGATCCCGATTGCGTTGAAAAGGTCATCACTCCCAAAACCAAAGCAATTCTACCGATTCATCTTTTCGGACAATGCGCCCGGATGGATGCGATTATGGACATCGCCGGCAAGCTAAATATAAAAGTCGTTGAAGACGCGGCGCAGGCTATCGGCAGCGTATATAAAGAGCGTAAAGCCGGAAATTGGGGAGACGCCGGATGTTTTTCGTTTTTCCCGACTAAAAATTTGGGCTGCGCCGGAGACGGCGGAATGGTCGTCACCAACGATGACGAGATCGCCGACATGGTTCGTCTGCTCAGAGTGCACGGGGGCAAATTCGAATATCATCATGAAATTATCGGATATAACTCTCGCCTGGATACTCTGCAGGCGGCAATTTTGCTGGTTAAACTGCCGTATCTTACGGGTTGGTCGGAATCGCGCCGACAAAACGCCTCAAAATACGATGAAATGCTCAGCGGTCTTCCGGTAAGAACACCAAAAGTCGAAGACGGCAACTGGCACATATATAATCAATACACAATCGCGTGTGATAGACGGGATGAATTGGTTGCCTGGCTGAAAGACAAGAAAATAGGCTGCAAAATTTATTATCCGGTTCCGTTTCATCTCCAAAAATGTTTTTCGGATTTAAACTACAAGCGGGGCGATATTCCCAATTGCGAAGAAGCCGCCCTGACGGTAATTTCGATACCTATCTTCGGTGAGATGACATCGGATGAACAAAAAGAAGTAGTCGATACCATAAAAGGCTTTTTCAATTAG